CGATTCCAAGTCTAAAATATTTCAGTAAAAAAAATCGGCATCCATTTTCCGGATACCGAATCGATGATTTCTCTTCTGGAGCGGAAGACGAGACTCGAACTCGCGACCCTAACCTTGGCAAGGTTATGCTCTACCAACTGAGCTACTTCCGCAATTTTGGAATGCAAATTTAGTATTTTTTCGACTTTATGAAAGAAATTTTTATTTTTTTCGAATCTGGATCAAGTCTGCAGTCGGCAGTCGGCAGTCGCCAGTCGCCAGTCGCCAATCGGCAGTCGGCAGTCGGCAGTCGCCAGTCACCAGTCGACTAAGGACTGCTGACTTTTTACTCGCTTGTAAATATTATTATAGATTTTGAGTAAGAAAAGGGTAACAATTAGATAAAACAAGGATAAATAAACAAAGCAAGGTACAAATGAAAACGGGGTTCAAAGAGTTAATTGTCTACAAGAAAGCTTTTGCTCTTGCTATGGATATTTATCGGTTGAGTTCTTCATTTCCAAATGAAGAAAAATATTCACTTTGCGATCAGATACGACGATCCACAAGATCGATCTGTTCTAATATTGGTGAAGCTTATCGAAAACGGCAATATATACCATATTTTATCAGTAAAATCTCAGATGCAGATATAGAAAACACTGAGACCCAGATTTGGTTAGATTTTGCCCTTGCATGT
Above is a genomic segment from Bacteroidota bacterium containing:
- a CDS encoding four helix bundle protein; the encoded protein is MKTGFKELIVYKKAFALAMDIYRLSSSFPNEEKYSLCDQIRRSTRSICSNIGEAYRKRQYIPYFISKISDADIENTETQIWLDFALACKFISVIEYNALIERSHEIGRMLNYMIQHPEKYQIKS